The DNA window AAGTGGGGGTGGTTGGTAATTTATTGAACATCGTTGGGAGAAAACTAAAGTACAAGATTTAGGAGATCCTTCGGAAAGGCGGATTTCCAAAAGCCCCGATGGGGTAACTAACTGCCCAATTTGAAACAGTGTGGACCACAACATTGAGAGAACTAGAAACATGCTTAGAAGAGCACAAATCGAAACAACATTGTAAGACTTAAACATCCGAAACTATGGTGGAAATCTAAGATGGAGGCCTAAACTCAGCCTCATTTAGACATCTACTAAGAACCAGGCAATCAGAATGACAAACAACACAGCTAAGCAGGCTAACCCAGCTTGGAGAGCAGACTGAAGACCCAATCTAAGAGCAAGAGCATCTCCAACCTTCTGGATCCCAGTTTTCATATCAAATGAAGGTGCCTGCATAGATTGCTGGGTTAATTTTGAGCATGACCATGGTTTCAAGATTCAGGAATCAATCAGTGAAATGACCAATCCAGATCGAAATCAACTGACACTAATCCTGATTCCTTCTGATCCTAATCGCTGGTGTCTAAATCAGAATCGGATTAGCGGGCTTCTAGTTATCTTCTTCATAGCTCTTGAATTGATATTCTGATCCAATTTCTGGATGAGTGACTGTAAGGTTCAAGCTGCATATTGGCATTTTATTTGCATGCCAAGAACAATTCTCAAATGACAGGTGAAAACAATGTTCAGTGAGTATTAAAAGTGGTTTTTCTGTGATGCTTTTTTAAATCTTTAATTCTTGCCTTCTACCTTCAGTTATAAGTAGCAAATGAAACCgaaaaaattaatagaaagtTTAGTTGGGCAACAATGTCTAATGGACATATTCAGTAAGAAAAAATATGTACCAAAGGGTTGTTCCATGATTCCCTCTGCACCACAAACTCCATAAGACGTCGAAAAGAACTTAAAAGGGAATCCATGAGAGATAGACAAAGCTGCTTTCTATTACAAGAAGAACAAATTACATTATAGGTATCTATTCCCATCTCCTTTACATGGTCGACAATCGAGAGTAATCGGGAAAATGAATTAAGGAAACAGAAAAGAGCAAGAAAACAAGAATGGCTCATGGACATGGACACAGAGGAGATGAAAATTCAGAGTTTGAGAACTTTAGAAATACAAATAATGAAGACCAAAAGAACAAGGTGGGAAAAGAATGGAAAACGAAAGATAGAGATTACCCCTCTGTAGACAAGTTTTTCCTATGCTTCACATTTCTGTCCTTCACCTTCTCAGCCTTTCCACTTACATCCCTATTCTGGTTATTGACAGACCCCTCTTGGGCGCTGCACATCTGTGACTTCAGCTTGAATCCGAACTTTTTAGATACACTGCCCCATGTGCTTGAAGTTTTCACTCGGCCCAACTTCTCGATCTCCTGCCTCATGTTTGAACACTCCTTCTCAAGCTCAGAAACCCGCATCCTCATGTTATCCATTCCCACTTTCAAAACTTGGTTCTCCCTTACGGCTGTGGCCCAACCCCCATCAGTTGACCCTGCAAACCCACTCCTTAACTGTCTAGATCCATCAAGATTGTCAGAGACCAAAAAGCAACCAGCAATTGAAGTCCTCAGCTGAAGCTGTTCGAAGAAGAGAACTTGGACAATTACTCTAAGAGGCAGCCTCTCATTCTGTGCTGCATGGGTGCAAGCTTCCAGGGAGAGCTTCTGGCAGTCCATAAGCCTGCAAAGCTGTTCTCTTTCAGAATCCGTGAGCCATGGGTGTGCCTGTCAAACAAACAGAGGAAAGGTTTACAATTCATTTGAAACTCCATAGAAATCAGGCTCAGCCAACAGTCAACAGTTACTCCATTTCATTAATGGGTTAGAACCTAGAAGTCATGAGAAGATCACCAGATATAGCCTTTCATAAATTACAGAGGCAACATTTCTAAGCCAAACAGAATGGACCTAGCCCTGCACAGCGTATGTACTATAGATGGTCATGGATCCCATCCACTCTGCTCGTGCAGAACCAAACACTTCCCTGTATAAGGCAACATTTGGTGTTGCACTGGATGGCAATCCAATGCTTCCGCTACAGGCCACAGCATGTCTTTTCTGCAGATAAAAGCAGTGATATATGAAAACATCTGCTCTAGAGGTGCATAAAACCAAGTCCAAGGGGTTTGGAAGGTAATGAGGGCCCTCCAACACTGATGCGGCTCAATATAGAGATAGTCAAATAGAACGAGGCAGCACAAGGTAGGGTATAGTCCAAACCTTCAGGTATATGTCAATTGAACGATAAAGCCCATCATCTAATGGTCTGGCATATTCAGGAACAGTAGCAGCCAATGCTTGAAACTTGGGGAGCTTCAAATTAATATCAGGAGCAACCTCCGCAAGGTACCCATCTATCAGTTTGGCTACCATTGTGATTGGTGTGAGAGAAGGTGATCCCATCAACTGTCCGTCATCCGAGCATGGGGAGGCCCCGCCAGTTGCCTGATCCATAGTCAAGAAGTGTTCAAGAATCCGCTGTATACAGTCAACATTGTAAAGAGTTTCCATGGAATAAGAGAAGGTGGGCATCAAGAGGTCTTCCAACGTAGCTTGGTCCAGTTGCATTCCAATTcttttctccaagtttgatATGCAAGATGGGCTGGCATGAAGGATCATCGCTGTACGAAGCATCCCAAAAAGGAACTTAGTTGAGGTAAGACCCTTTTGCATGGGCAATAATCGATCAATCTCTTCAAGTAGAAGCTTCTGGTCCTCTTCAGATGGGGGAGTTCCCAAAGCTGCAGGAACAAGACGTGTACTAGACTCACTGACACCTTGCCGTCTTTTCAAGCCAGGTAGGTATCTTTTTGCATAGAACACAAGGGACCCAGCAATTATATCCTGTCTAATGCCTCGAGATTCCATAACTGAGATCAGTCTCTTACATAGAGGTAGACTTAAAGTAGATACATCTTCATACCACCAATCTGAACTTGCATTTCTTGGCCTGGCTCCTGTGCTTATACCATTCCATAAGACACTTCCCCCTGGGCTCTGCATAAGCCCACCATTCTCCATCATGGGCCAACCAAAAAGATTTGGGTCCGTACATGCCTTCACAGCAAGAGACTCTATACACCGCTTAACGATGTTGAGGTCTTCAGCCTGGGGAAGGACATCTTCACAACTTTGGAGTGCCTTTAGAGAGTCTTTCCAGCTACGAAGAACAACTTGGTTAAGGAAAAGTTCAGTCTGTGCAATCAAATTTCCCTCACCATATTCCTCAGTCATCTCAAGATGTTCAGCAGCACATCGAAGGTAAACAACATTTGACGCAGTGAGTTCAAGTTTCACCCCATAACAAAACCTCGCAACAAGTTCAAATGTTTTTGCCCCACCAGGGATGTCAGGTAGCTGTATAACACAGtcttcttctcctccatctGACGCTTCTGCAATTAACTTTTCCAAAACCCCACTCCTAGAAAGCAAAGGAAACTGCATGGGGAATTTAAAAGGGAATTAGAGATAATGAATATAAACCACAAGCGCAAACGAATTGAAAACCCCATGCCTTATTTTTTTGTCAGaacgaaaaaagaaaagagaacagaaCACAAAACTGCGGAACAGAAAACTCTTAAATGATGTAAGTCCCCTTGTGGGTAGTGACTAGACCTTGGCTCTTGGTTATTGTCATATACTTGTATCATACTTCCCATACTGTAGCTATTATTTCTTCAGTATAATAAATTTGTTATATCCATGAAAAtatgaatctgtttctagatgTTTAATTCTCAAGTTCAGATCAACAAATGAGTGGATTAAGTGCATCCTTAAGATGCAGAATAACACACTCGTCATGTTTATCTGCCGAAGAAAAGTAACAAATCCTATTATAAATTAACAAGACGTGATAACACTTGCTAATAAATTGTTGGGCCAGTAGAAAGAGTAGTGTGATAACTTCATTATGTGAATCTGTAAAACAATTATATAAAGAGGGTCACCAACCATCCAATTTATTATCCCTACTCGGGAGACATTCTTGTTTCAAAAGATAACCAATTGGAGAAAGCTAAGCACAGGAAGGAAAGACATCTGCAGGATTAACACACTCTTTTTCTTAAGAGTATATATAAAATGTGGAAGTAATTTATGCCCAAGACACCCCTGCTGATCTTCAGGCTAAGTGATCTCTAAGTGAGGGCTGCTAGTTGAACCATCCAGCTTAATTGCTAATATTAAATGGGTAGTGCAAACACCCAGATATATTTTGTGTATATTGTCATATTAgcctgtgtttggtatgcattcttggaatgcagTCTAGGTCAGTAATGCATTCCAAAAATTATACCAAATGTAGCATTAGTCTTCCACCCATATGATCTTACACATCTGGATCcactatttatttaacatatatttgtcatctcatcttctcaaaGCAATGCAGACTCAGCCTTATGTTTCATGTTGTGTTTGGTACGATTTCTTGGAATGCACTACCAAcctagaatgcattccaagaatgcataccaaacgcaACATTCATATAGCATCAAACCCATACTAAAGATCATAAACAAAAATCTGTCAATCCCATTGTAAAAGaactttttgttctttcctatATCCTTTTTTGATCTGTAAATGGCAATAGAGCTtctcaataagaaaaaaaaagggggtgggggtttTGAGATGTAGAACCACACATCACACATCCTATCTATTAAAAGGATGTGGAACCCCATGTTAAGAAGCAACCAATTAATAATAGTCTTCCAAATTCTGGCAGGTTGTCATAATGCCACCTTGGCAGGTAAATGACATGAAGATCCTTGAGAACATGGTGTGGTATAAAACCCCATGTTTCATTTCCCAACTTCACTGACACACAATAAGGGAAGCTAGTAACTAAGCACTCAGCCTATGAAATACCAATCACCCCAGAAATGAATTTTCTCCTGGATTTTAGTCAGGAggcaaacaaaagaaagacaTGGTTTTTGAATAGTTACGGCCATCTATCAAACAGTTATTGAATTGACTGGCTTCTCTCAGCCCTGACATGTGCAAATCTACCAACCATTCAATTAGTGTATCAGGATAGTGCAAATCATATAAAATATCATCTCAAGTTGAATTGCCTACACCCTACCAAcacccccctctctctccctccccctgtccaataaaaaaaaaaaaaagaggatagcTGGATAGGTATGGGAGTAGGGAGGAATGAGATGCATTCTCACCCAGCACGTGTCAACATTTATGGTGGATAATAGATTAAACAGAAAACATAAGGTACAGGTAATTAACATCAGTGAGTTAATTTAGTGGAAAAGGAGTTTACCTTGTGGAGATGGAAGGACATCTCCCCAACTTCAACAACAACATCACTGGGCAGTCCAGTTGTACAGAACCTGCaatcccccaccccaaaaaaaaaatgaatcaatcAATCAAAGAAAGTAAGGCCAATGGATGAAGTAGAAATTAGGAGAATATGTCAATAGATAAAGAAGGaagatatgaaaataaaaaatcttacaGACAATGCTTTAAACTTTTCCTGACAAAATTTCAATACATGATAagcagcattttttttttatatttatcagCACCTACTCCATAGAAGGGAGAAGAGGTAACGGCAGGAGGTtcaaactcgagacctcctggtgagcgtGAGCTTAGCGCACCACAGCTTCGCCAACTGCGCTCGGCAATTGTCATTAAGAATACTCCTAAATGctcttacaataaaaaataaaaaaataaaaataaaataaaattcactcATCAATGACAGTACCTAATTCAATGTTTCATAGACAGTCAGATCCATCCTTTCAAATACCACCTTGTATAAGAAAATGATTTTCCTAAATGACTAAACCACATCAACTAATTAAATATGTATAAATCTAAGAACTTTAACAATAAAATTATAAGTCCATATTAGCATCCAGCAAACGCTTGTGGGATTCAACCAGGATCTTACATAGGCATATATACCAAAACACGGGGGTTGGTTGGGGAGCAAGACATGACATCCTTGTCAAACAAAACTCAAGATGCATGCATGGAAGTTTCAGGGTCACAGTAAGAGTTGAACCCACGATGTCATGGGTCTCACCTAGTCTTTTGAGGCAAAAAGTGACATCGTGCAACTTCGCAGATGGTACTTATGCTCCACGAATGGGttctctctgtttttctctttcttcttcctttatttttttgttttatttttctaactGATTCTCTGATGGAACAGATGCAGGCTGTTGAGATGATGATGACCTCCATTCCTGACAATAGGGTAGTATGAATTTGTTTGAAAAGTCAAAAAATAAACCTATATACTGCTATCTCAGATACAGGCAGTTGAGAAGATCTTGCATCCTGACTGTATATCttcaagagggggggggggggaagggtgAAGACCCATGACTGTACGGAAATCTAAGTTTCTTTGGACAGACAAAGAAGATCCTGCATATCAGTATATGTTAGTGGTCAGCAGCATCTACTGGGAAATGGGAGCACCCCcccaccttttttcttttttttttgggtggcgGAGGATTGAAATGGGGAACAGAGATGAGAAACCAAAACTGATCAAACCAACTATCTGATTAACCACATTCATTTGAACCATCAAAATCGATCTAACTCTATTATGGTCTCAGAGGTTTCCATCTGTGGGACAGTTGGGATCAATATGATTATCAACTGATCTTCCGTATGGAATTGATACTGTGACATTGAGGAAGAAACCTATCTTACACTGCAAGGGGCCCCATCACCATCAAACGCACACATCAAGAAGGCAATAAAATTGTAGGACATCACAGTACATCCAATATTGccttaataaaatatttaagatCACAACAGCTTATACACCCAAAAATATTAGATTTCTCAATTCGTTTTGATCTCAACTAGAAAATTGAAACTATATCGTACTCTAGATCATCATTAGATGTGAAATGTAACCACAGAACTACCGGAACAAAATCCTTCTTCAGAGCCTCACTTAATCTCAAATGAATACATACACAATCAATTAAactcaactaaaaaaaaaaatggaacacaTAAAGTCCACA is part of the Macadamia integrifolia cultivar HAES 741 chromosome 9, SCU_Mint_v3, whole genome shotgun sequence genome and encodes:
- the LOC122089213 gene encoding BTB/POZ domain-containing protein At1g30440-like isoform X1, encoding MEVIIISTACICSIRESVRKIKQKNKGRRKRKTERTHSWSISTICEVARCHFLPQKTRFCTTGLPSDVVVEVGEMSFHLHKFPLLSRSGVLEKLIAEASDGGEEDCVIQLPDIPGGAKTFELVARFCYGVKLELTASNVVYLRCAAEHLEMTEEYGEGNLIAQTELFLNQVVLRSWKDSLKALQSCEDVLPQAEDLNIVKRCIESLAVKACTDPNLFGWPMMENGGLMQSPGGSVLWNGISTGARPRNASSDWWYEDVSTLSLPLCKRLISVMESRGIRQDIIAGSLVFYAKRYLPGLKRRQGVSESSTRLVPAALGTPPSEEDQKLLLEEIDRLLPMQKGLTSTKFLFGMLRTAMILHASPSCISNLEKRIGMQLDQATLEDLLMPTFSYSMETLYNVDCIQRILEHFLTMDQATGGASPCSDDGQLMGSPSLTPITMVAKLIDGYLAEVAPDINLKLPKFQALAATVPEYARPLDDGLYRSIDIYLKAHPWLTDSEREQLCRLMDCQKLSLEACTHAAQNERLPLRVIVQVLFFEQLQLRTSIAGCFLVSDNLDGSRQLRSGFAGSTDGGWATAVRENQVLKVGMDNMRMRVSELEKECSNMRQEIEKLGRVKTSSTWGSVSKKFGFKLKSQMCSAQEGSVNNQNRDVSGKAEKVKDRNVKHRKNLSTEG
- the LOC122089213 gene encoding BTB/POZ domain-containing protein At1g30440-like isoform X2: MSSKFPVSEMACMKLGSKTDAFQRQGQAWFCTTGLPSDVVVEVGEMSFHLHKFPLLSRSGVLEKLIAEASDGGEEDCVIQLPDIPGGAKTFELVARFCYGVKLELTASNVVYLRCAAEHLEMTEEYGEGNLIAQTELFLNQVVLRSWKDSLKALQSCEDVLPQAEDLNIVKRCIESLAVKACTDPNLFGWPMMENGGLMQSPGGSVLWNGISTGARPRNASSDWWYEDVSTLSLPLCKRLISVMESRGIRQDIIAGSLVFYAKRYLPGLKRRQGVSESSTRLVPAALGTPPSEEDQKLLLEEIDRLLPMQKGLTSTKFLFGMLRTAMILHASPSCISNLEKRIGMQLDQATLEDLLMPTFSYSMETLYNVDCIQRILEHFLTMDQATGGASPCSDDGQLMGSPSLTPITMVAKLIDGYLAEVAPDINLKLPKFQALAATVPEYARPLDDGLYRSIDIYLKAHPWLTDSEREQLCRLMDCQKLSLEACTHAAQNERLPLRVIVQVLFFEQLQLRTSIAGCFLVSDNLDGSRQLRSGFAGSTDGGWATAVRENQVLKVGMDNMRMRVSELEKECSNMRQEIEKLGRVKTSSTWGSVSKKFGFKLKSQMCSAQEGSVNNQNRDVSGKAEKVKDRNVKHRKNLSTEG